Proteins from one Oscillatoria nigro-viridis PCC 7112 genomic window:
- the ctpC gene encoding carboxyl-terminal processing protease CtpC, translating into MVITKRGLVLSAAAVVLTAVTLANAGCSSKSLASFRGSPKELVDEVWQIIDKSYVDGTFNQVDWKAVRNDYLNRTYTSDEEAYKAIREMLKKLDDPYTRFMDPQEFRNMQVETSGELTGVGIQLTQDEETKKLVVISPIEDTPAFTAGILAKDIITKIDGKSTEGMDTNQAVTLIRGQANTEVTLTILRGSKELEFKLKRAKIEIHPVRKSVQKTPIGEVGYIRLNQFSANAASEMRSAIKDLEQKKVTGYILDLRSNPGGLLYGSIEIARMWLKEGTIVSTVDRVGEADKQTANKAELTDKPLVILVDGGSASASEILSGALQDNKRAVLVGTKTFGKGLVQSVRGVGNGAGLAVTIAKYFTPNGTDINHAGIEPDFKVELTDAQKQELRRDRDKIATTADPQYAKAMEVLTQQVTGKTGNNKAEAKPNTAPPKPNAAQAKPSAAPSKSK; encoded by the coding sequence ATGGTTATAACAAAACGAGGGCTTGTTCTAAGTGCAGCAGCAGTGGTACTCACTGCTGTCACTCTTGCGAACGCTGGTTGCAGTTCTAAATCTCTGGCTTCTTTTCGGGGAAGCCCTAAAGAGTTAGTTGATGAAGTTTGGCAAATTATTGACAAAAGTTATGTGGATGGCACTTTTAACCAGGTTGACTGGAAAGCGGTGCGGAATGATTATTTGAACCGGACTTATACCAGCGACGAGGAAGCTTACAAAGCAATTCGGGAAATGCTGAAGAAGCTGGACGATCCTTATACGCGGTTTATGGACCCTCAAGAGTTCAGAAATATGCAGGTAGAAACTTCTGGGGAACTGACAGGAGTTGGGATTCAGTTGACTCAAGATGAGGAAACCAAAAAGTTGGTGGTGATTTCGCCGATCGAAGATACCCCTGCTTTTACTGCTGGTATTCTGGCAAAAGATATCATTACTAAGATTGACGGCAAGAGCACAGAAGGCATGGATACGAATCAAGCGGTAACTTTGATTCGCGGCCAGGCGAATACCGAGGTGACGCTGACGATTTTGCGTGGAAGCAAGGAATTAGAATTTAAGCTGAAACGCGCTAAAATAGAAATTCATCCAGTGCGGAAGTCGGTGCAGAAAACCCCGATCGGAGAAGTCGGCTATATTCGCTTAAATCAGTTCAGTGCCAATGCTGCATCGGAAATGCGATCGGCAATTAAGGATTTGGAACAGAAAAAGGTAACGGGTTATATTTTAGACTTGCGTTCCAATCCCGGCGGGTTGCTGTACGGAAGTATTGAAATTGCTCGGATGTGGCTCAAAGAAGGTACGATCGTCTCGACGGTCGATCGAGTCGGTGAGGCCGACAAACAAACTGCAAATAAGGCAGAACTCACAGACAAACCGTTAGTTATACTGGTAGACGGCGGTTCAGCAAGTGCTAGCGAGATTCTATCCGGTGCTTTGCAAGACAACAAACGCGCGGTTTTGGTAGGAACAAAGACGTTTGGTAAAGGTTTAGTTCAGTCAGTACGCGGCGTGGGAAATGGTGCCGGTTTAGCGGTGACAATTGCCAAGTATTTTACTCCCAACGGCACTGATATCAACCACGCCGGGATTGAACCGGATTTCAAGGTAGAACTCACCGACGCTCAAAAACAGGAATTGAGGCGCGATCGCGATAAAATTGCTACGACGGCCGATCCGCAGTACGCGAAAGCTATGGAAGTTTTGACACAGCAAGTTACTGGTAAAACAGGGAACAATAAGGCGGAGGCGAAACCGAATACTGCGCCACCTAAACCGAATGCGGCGCAAGCAAAACCCAGTGCAGCACCTTCTAAATCGAAGTAG
- the tmk gene encoding dTMP kinase, with translation MKGKLIVFEGVEGAGKTTQMQRLIQFLQASCLLRVPLVATREPGGTELGRGLRHLLLKQDSGESVSDRAELLMYAADRAQHVETFLKPELSKGTIVLCDRFTDSTIAYQGYGRGLNLNLIKQLNEIATGGLQSDLTLWLDMNVEEGLARVRARGERDRIEQADLKFHRLVQQGFAELAEANKSRIVRINADRPEYEIAQEIQAIVTRRLEAWGYLNNTNSQK, from the coding sequence ATGAAGGGCAAACTTATCGTGTTTGAGGGGGTTGAAGGTGCGGGGAAAACTACGCAAATGCAGCGCTTGATACAGTTCCTGCAAGCAAGTTGCTTGCTGAGAGTCCCGTTGGTGGCTACTCGCGAACCGGGGGGTACTGAGCTGGGAAGGGGACTGCGACATTTGCTGCTGAAACAAGATTCGGGCGAATCTGTATCCGATCGAGCAGAATTACTCATGTACGCGGCCGATCGCGCTCAACACGTCGAAACTTTTCTCAAACCAGAGTTATCTAAGGGAACGATTGTTTTATGCGATCGCTTTACTGACTCTACGATTGCTTATCAGGGCTACGGCCGCGGTCTTAACTTAAATTTAATTAAACAGTTGAATGAAATTGCCACGGGCGGCTTGCAAAGCGATCTGACTTTATGGCTAGATATGAATGTGGAGGAGGGTTTGGCGAGGGTAAGAGCTCGGGGAGAGCGCGATCGGATCGAGCAAGCTGATTTGAAGTTTCACCGCCTTGTGCAGCAAGGTTTTGCGGAGTTAGCCGAGGCAAATAAATCTCGAATTGTCCGGATAAATGCCGATCGCCCTGAATATGAGATCGCTCAGGAAATTCAAGCTATTGTAACTCGCCGATTAGAAGCTTGGGGATATTTAAATAATACCAATTCTCAAAAATAG
- the rppA gene encoding two-component system response regulator RppA, with translation MRILLVDDEVELTDPLSRVLTREGYTVDVAFDGASGSNLAMQGNYDLLILDWMLPRQTGLAICQKLRSQGRNTPVLFLTAKDTVDDRVQGLDAGADDYLVKPFELRELLARVRALLRRPPTFDAEVAVGRLQVADLQLDYDNQLAYRGDRTIDLSEKECQLLEYLMRHPGQLLTHEQIHQFLWSEAEKPSSNVLAAQIRLLRRKIEAPGESVLIHTVYGRGYRFGEAN, from the coding sequence ATGCGGATTCTTTTAGTTGATGATGAAGTTGAGTTAACTGACCCTTTGAGTCGAGTCTTAACCCGCGAAGGTTATACAGTTGATGTGGCATTTGACGGAGCAAGTGGCAGCAATTTAGCAATGCAGGGCAATTACGATTTGCTAATTTTGGATTGGATGCTGCCGAGACAAACTGGACTGGCAATTTGCCAGAAGTTGCGATCGCAAGGACGGAATACGCCAGTGCTATTTCTCACCGCCAAAGATACCGTAGACGATCGCGTACAAGGACTCGACGCCGGTGCAGACGACTATTTAGTCAAACCTTTTGAACTGCGAGAACTGCTAGCCAGAGTCCGCGCATTGCTGCGGCGGCCTCCTACTTTTGATGCCGAGGTTGCTGTCGGGCGGCTGCAAGTTGCAGATTTACAGCTAGACTACGACAATCAATTAGCTTATCGGGGCGATCGTACAATTGATTTATCAGAAAAAGAATGTCAGTTGTTAGAATACTTAATGCGCCATCCCGGTCAATTGCTAACACACGAACAAATCCACCAATTTTTGTGGAGTGAAGCAGAAAAACCCAGCAGCAATGTATTAGCAGCTCAAATTCGCCTGCTGCGCCGCAAAATAGAAGCCCCCGGCGAATCGGTGCTAATTCACACAGTCTACGGCAGAGGCTATCGCTTTGGAGAAGCCAATTAA
- the msrA gene encoding peptide-methionine (S)-S-oxide reductase MsrA — protein MSNTMEKATFAAGCFWGVEHKFRAVPGVVSTAAGYTGGHWPNPCYLDVCARVTGHAEAVLLEYDRSQVSYEALLEVFWNCHDPTQINRQGPDRGEQYRSVIFYHNWEQEKAARLSKQKLQTFGKYDKDIATEIQPAGEFYLAEDYHQQYIEKKRHSSKFIS, from the coding sequence ATGAGTAACACGATGGAAAAAGCCACATTTGCCGCCGGTTGTTTTTGGGGAGTTGAACACAAGTTTCGCGCCGTTCCGGGTGTCGTCTCGACTGCTGCGGGCTACACGGGAGGTCACTGGCCGAATCCGTGCTACCTGGATGTTTGCGCCAGAGTCACCGGTCACGCTGAAGCCGTCCTGCTAGAGTACGATCGATCGCAGGTGAGTTACGAAGCACTGCTAGAGGTATTCTGGAACTGTCACGATCCTACCCAAATCAATCGCCAAGGCCCCGACAGAGGCGAACAGTACAGGTCTGTGATTTTTTATCACAATTGGGAACAAGAAAAAGCCGCTCGCCTCTCCAAACAAAAATTGCAAACTTTCGGTAAATACGACAAAGATATTGCCACCGAAATCCAACCTGCTGGTGAATTTTATCTGGCAGAGGATTACCACCAGCAGTATATTGAAAAGAAGCGTCATTCGTCAAAATTTATTAGTTAA
- the hisG gene encoding ATP phosphoribosyltransferase, with translation MITVALPKGGLLGDSIRLFKSVGLDFSAFLDSSNRQLQIYDPTGTAKALLVRTHDVPVYVEYGQADLGIAGYDVLREKKPKVANLIDLKFGKCRLSVAVKESSSYRRTVDLPPHGRVASKFVHCAREYFHNLNLPVEIVPLYGSVELGPITGMSEAIVDLVSTGKTLRENGLVEIDVLFESSAYLIGHPLSYRLNAGGVNELIGKLREQVLTAV, from the coding sequence ATGATTACTGTTGCACTTCCCAAAGGCGGATTGTTAGGAGATAGCATTCGGCTGTTTAAATCGGTTGGATTAGACTTCAGTGCTTTTCTCGATTCCTCTAACCGACAACTTCAAATATATGACCCGACGGGCACTGCCAAAGCTTTGCTAGTAAGGACGCACGACGTGCCGGTTTATGTGGAATACGGTCAAGCGGATTTGGGGATTGCTGGCTATGATGTTTTGCGGGAAAAAAAGCCGAAAGTTGCCAATTTAATTGATTTAAAATTTGGCAAGTGTCGGCTGTCTGTGGCGGTGAAGGAATCTAGTTCTTATCGGCGAACAGTCGATTTACCTCCTCACGGTAGAGTTGCTTCTAAGTTCGTACACTGTGCCAGGGAATATTTTCACAATTTGAATTTGCCGGTGGAAATTGTGCCGCTTTACGGTTCTGTGGAGTTGGGGCCGATTACGGGTATGTCGGAGGCAATTGTGGATTTGGTTTCGACTGGCAAAACTTTGCGGGAAAATGGTTTGGTGGAAATTGATGTTTTGTTTGAAAGTTCGGCTTATTTGATCGGTCATCCTCTGAGTTACCGTTTGAATGCGGGGGGGGTGAATGAGTTGATCGGGAAGTTGAGAGAGCAAGTTTTGACGGCTGTTTGA
- a CDS encoding DNA polymerase III subunit delta': MDYFKSLIGQERAVELLTQAVERNRIAPGYLFVGSNGIGKSLAAQCFIELLFSANLPETRLTASVQNRVRQRNHPDLLWVEPTYMNQGKRLTPKEAEEAGLKRKAPPQIRLEQVREIGDFLSRPPLEAARSVVVLEQAETMGEGAANGLLKTLEEPGKAALILIAPTVEALLPTLISRCQKIQFSRLNPEAMAQVLQQAGFAEILSHPEVMGMAQGSPGEAIAIWQQLQSIPDDLLQKVKQLPQNLRSALELAKEIDKTLDTESQLWLIDYLQHCYWQQFLAGGISRSPLEPLEKARQYLLNYVQPRLVWECTLMGICQA, from the coding sequence ATGGATTATTTTAAATCATTAATCGGACAAGAGCGAGCAGTAGAATTGCTAACTCAAGCAGTCGAGCGAAACCGAATTGCTCCTGGTTATTTATTTGTCGGCTCTAACGGCATCGGCAAAAGTTTAGCAGCCCAGTGTTTCATCGAGCTTTTATTCTCAGCCAATCTTCCCGAAACCAGACTAACAGCCTCCGTGCAAAATCGCGTGCGGCAGCGAAATCATCCAGACTTACTGTGGGTCGAACCAACTTATATGAACCAAGGCAAACGGCTGACACCAAAGGAAGCAGAGGAAGCCGGTTTAAAGCGGAAAGCACCGCCACAAATTCGCTTAGAACAAGTTCGAGAAATCGGTGATTTTCTCAGCCGACCGCCGCTAGAAGCTGCGCGTTCAGTCGTAGTGTTGGAACAAGCAGAAACAATGGGTGAGGGAGCCGCTAACGGCTTGTTAAAGACATTGGAAGAACCGGGAAAAGCAGCCCTCATTTTAATTGCTCCGACAGTGGAAGCTTTACTGCCCACTTTGATTTCCCGCTGCCAAAAAATCCAGTTTTCACGGCTCAATCCCGAAGCAATGGCACAAGTTTTGCAGCAAGCCGGATTCGCAGAGATTTTATCCCATCCCGAGGTAATGGGGATGGCTCAAGGCAGTCCTGGCGAGGCAATTGCAATTTGGCAGCAACTGCAATCAATACCCGATGATTTGCTGCAAAAGGTGAAGCAGTTGCCTCAAAATCTGCGGTCTGCTTTGGAATTGGCCAAGGAAATTGATAAAACTTTAGATACTGAATCTCAGTTGTGGTTAATCGATTATTTACAGCACTGTTACTGGCAGCAATTTTTGGCAGGCGGAATTAGTCGATCGCCCTTAGAACCCTTGGAGAAAGCGCGGCAATATTTGCTAAACTACGTACAGCCGCGATTAGTTTGGGAATGCACACTGATGGGAATATGTCAAGCATAA
- a CDS encoding heavy metal translocating P-type ATPase has protein sequence MQFFPKTISEIQPEIIPVKESPPEIVTFDVGGMKCAGCAKAVERQLMQYSGVISACVNLAVEVATVECQPGAVDAEALAKKLTDNGFPSQSRLGDNQQEAEAATIERRRQEIRQQIKQLTIALILIILSGLGHVLGTKAPILTNIWFHWGLATLALLLPGRPIIVDGCRSLWRNAPNMNTLVALGAVTAYTASNAALLFPRMGWECFFDEPVMLLGFILLGKTLEQQARRRAASALQALIALQPAKARLVDFKLSSLDLRSQELPFNSTSEVYDPQYIEIPADRVRVGEWLQVLPGEKIPVDGEVCEGKTTVDESMLTGESMPVLKQPGDTVAAGTINKSGAVVMRATRTGKETTVAQMVALVQAAQTRKAPIQNLADTVAGYFVYGVMAISVLTFLFWYFAGTHIWPSVLLGHGAMDMGHGAMGIGHGAMGVGNQLSVTDYQWPIIHYQSPLLVSLKLAIAVLVIACPCALGLATPTAILVGSGIGAERGLLIRGGDVLERVHQLDTVVFDKTGTLTTGNLTLTDYLPIFHNNSEWDLNSDINVGNRQDACSTIDGFSGNRQDACSTIDGVSGNRQDACSTIDGVAGRVDSKLLQIAAAVERGACHPIAAAILLEAQQQGLPLLAAEDFCTEPGFGVSALVEGRRVFAGNAEWMKQQGVAVATELSGSCKGKTAVYVASEGVLLGVIGLKDTLRPDAKATVERLRGMGLRVMMLTGDTASAAAATAQQLDLTAADVLAGVRPEEKARAIATLQARGCKVAVVGDGINDAPALAQADVGIGLHCGTDVAVETAQIVLMRNALMDVVESIELGRATFNKIRQNLFWAFGYNTLGIPVAAGILLPATGILLSPAAAGAFMAFSSVSVVTNSLFLRRGFRP, from the coding sequence ATGCAATTTTTCCCCAAAACAATCTCCGAAATTCAACCAGAAATCATACCAGTTAAAGAATCACCGCCAGAAATTGTTACTTTCGATGTCGGCGGTATGAAATGTGCCGGCTGCGCGAAAGCTGTGGAACGCCAACTCATGCAGTATTCAGGCGTCATTTCAGCTTGCGTTAACTTGGCCGTAGAAGTCGCGACGGTTGAGTGTCAACCGGGGGCTGTCGATGCAGAAGCTTTAGCGAAAAAGTTGACTGATAATGGATTTCCCTCTCAGTCTCGTTTAGGAGACAATCAGCAGGAAGCAGAAGCGGCAACAATTGAACGGCGGCGACAAGAAATTAGACAGCAAATCAAGCAATTGACGATCGCCCTGATCCTAATTATTCTATCGGGTTTAGGTCACGTACTAGGCACAAAAGCCCCAATTCTCACCAATATTTGGTTTCACTGGGGACTCGCCACCCTAGCTTTGCTGCTACCGGGCCGCCCGATTATCGTTGACGGGTGCCGCAGTTTGTGGCGAAATGCACCCAACATGAATACTTTGGTAGCTTTAGGCGCTGTTACAGCTTACACCGCTAGCAACGCGGCGCTGCTGTTTCCACGGATGGGATGGGAGTGCTTTTTTGACGAACCGGTGATGCTGCTGGGCTTTATTTTGTTGGGCAAAACTCTCGAACAGCAAGCCAGACGGCGCGCTGCATCAGCTTTGCAAGCTTTAATCGCATTGCAGCCGGCGAAAGCCCGCTTAGTTGATTTTAAACTTTCGAGTTTAGATTTGCGATCGCAAGAATTGCCTTTCAACTCGACATCAGAGGTCTACGATCCACAATACATTGAAATTCCCGCCGATCGCGTCCGAGTCGGAGAATGGCTGCAAGTTTTGCCCGGGGAAAAGATACCGGTAGACGGTGAAGTCTGCGAAGGCAAAACAACCGTAGATGAGTCGATGCTGACTGGCGAATCAATGCCGGTTTTGAAGCAGCCAGGAGATACAGTTGCCGCCGGAACTATCAATAAATCCGGGGCAGTTGTGATGCGGGCAACTCGCACCGGTAAGGAAACAACTGTAGCTCAAATGGTGGCTTTGGTGCAGGCAGCCCAAACTCGCAAAGCGCCGATTCAAAATTTAGCTGATACTGTCGCGGGATATTTTGTGTATGGGGTAATGGCGATATCGGTTTTAACTTTCCTATTTTGGTATTTTGCCGGCACTCATATTTGGCCTTCTGTGCTTTTAGGACACGGGGCAATGGATATGGGACACGGGGCAATGGGGATCGGGCATGGGGCAATGGGCGTGGGAAATCAATTATCAGTTACCGATTACCAATGGCCAATTATCCATTATCAATCGCCTTTGCTTGTGAGTTTGAAATTGGCGATCGCAGTTTTAGTTATCGCTTGTCCTTGCGCTTTGGGATTGGCTACCCCAACTGCAATTTTAGTCGGTTCTGGCATCGGGGCGGAGCGCGGGCTTTTAATTCGCGGTGGCGATGTTTTAGAACGGGTGCATCAATTAGATACGGTGGTTTTTGACAAGACTGGCACTCTGACAACCGGAAATCTCACACTCACAGATTATTTGCCGATTTTCCACAACAATTCGGAGTGGGATTTGAACTCCGATATTAATGTTGGAAACAGGCAAGATGCCTGTTCCACAATTGATGGATTTTCTGGCAACAGGCAAGATGCCTGTTCCACAATTGATGGGGTTTCTGGCAACAGGCAAGATGCCTGTTCCACAATTGATGGAGTTGCTGGCAGGGTTGACTCAAAACTGCTGCAAATTGCGGCGGCGGTGGAAAGGGGCGCTTGTCATCCCATCGCCGCAGCGATTTTGCTGGAAGCTCAACAACAAGGTTTGCCGCTGCTAGCTGCTGAAGATTTCTGCACGGAACCGGGATTCGGGGTTTCTGCTTTGGTGGAGGGCCGGCGGGTGTTCGCGGGAAATGCCGAGTGGATGAAGCAGCAGGGGGTCGCTGTGGCGACGGAATTGTCGGGGTCTTGCAAAGGCAAAACGGCGGTTTACGTGGCTTCTGAGGGCGTTTTGCTGGGGGTAATCGGGCTAAAAGATACTCTGAGGCCGGATGCTAAGGCGACGGTGGAACGTTTGCGGGGCATGGGATTGCGGGTGATGATGCTGACGGGGGATACGGCGTCTGCGGCGGCGGCGACGGCGCAGCAGCTAGATTTGACGGCGGCTGATGTTTTGGCCGGGGTGCGGCCGGAGGAGAAGGCGAGGGCGATCGCGACTTTGCAAGCCCGAGGCTGTAAAGTGGCTGTGGTGGGGGATGGCATCAATGACGCCCCGGCTTTGGCTCAAGCTGATGTCGGTATCGGTTTGCACTGCGGCACGGATGTGGCAGTTGAGACTGCTCAAATTGTGCTGATGCGAAATGCTTTGATGGATGTTGTTGAGTCGATCGAGCTGGGGCGCGCTACTTTCAACAAGATTCGCCAAAATTTATTTTGGGCTTTTGGTTACAATACTCTGGGAATTCCGGTGGCCGCGGGTATCTTGCTGCCTGCAACCGGAATTCTACTCAGTCCTGCGGCTGCTGGGGCATTTATGGCGTTTAGTTCTGTTAGCGTTGTTACAAATTCTTTGTTTTTGCGCCGGGGATTTCGACCTTAA
- a CDS encoding response regulator, which yields MSNKSPCIMLVDDEPANLTLLEELLHLKGYATVSALSGHEALSLARASRPDLILLDIMMPEMDGFDVCEILRKDRALQTVPVIFLTALDDDTSRIKGLEMMADDYLTKPFNSRLLLAKVENILQLSKMRSQAVSSQFNQQVKEQSKRQIAAAWEANEYLSEKFQLFVPEQLLERIAPQGIESIQLGNVTEEELTVLFCDIRGFTAIAESQQARETFEWLNAFFTQMNECITSHGGFIDKYLGDAIMAVFDKPNSHAMDAIEAAVAMQETLQEFNASRHQYNLESPVNIGTGINTGIGMIGTLGSDRRMDSTVIGDVVNTASRLENLTKIYGCQIIVSENAIVHAREFLNGISSNSHSKESLLLKCDLEVETQQTIISTSAATAGDSDLPSNNYYYRWIDRVTPRGKQQAIEIYEIWSASCPDSEAKQLTQGLFDKGIQGWQSERFVAALGYFQQLIEQNPADTVVRFYINRCQEKLGFLPANSSS from the coding sequence ATGTCAAACAAGTCGCCCTGCATCATGTTGGTTGATGACGAGCCAGCTAATCTGACTTTACTGGAAGAGTTATTGCACTTGAAAGGATACGCTACAGTATCAGCGCTATCTGGCCATGAAGCGCTCTCGCTTGCCCGCGCCTCTCGACCCGATTTAATTTTACTGGATATTATGATGCCGGAGATGGACGGTTTTGATGTTTGCGAGATCCTGCGGAAGGATAGGGCGTTGCAAACTGTACCGGTGATTTTTTTAACTGCCCTCGACGACGATACCTCTCGCATCAAAGGGTTAGAAATGATGGCCGATGATTATTTGACAAAGCCTTTTAACAGTCGTTTGTTGCTGGCAAAAGTTGAAAATATTTTGCAGTTAAGCAAAATGCGATCGCAAGCTGTATCTTCCCAATTCAACCAGCAGGTAAAAGAGCAAAGCAAGCGCCAAATCGCCGCAGCTTGGGAGGCAAACGAATATCTTTCAGAAAAATTTCAGCTATTTGTGCCGGAGCAGCTTCTCGAACGAATTGCGCCGCAAGGAATAGAATCTATTCAGTTGGGCAATGTCACAGAAGAAGAGCTGACTGTTTTATTTTGCGACATTCGCGGGTTTACTGCGATCGCCGAATCTCAACAAGCTCGCGAGACTTTTGAATGGTTGAACGCTTTTTTTACTCAAATGAACGAGTGCATAACGTCTCACGGCGGGTTTATTGACAAATACCTAGGCGATGCAATCATGGCAGTATTTGACAAGCCAAATTCTCACGCCATGGATGCGATCGAAGCTGCAGTAGCAATGCAAGAAACCTTGCAAGAATTTAATGCCAGTCGCCACCAATACAATTTAGAATCTCCCGTCAATATTGGTACGGGAATTAACACAGGTATCGGCATGATCGGCACTTTAGGTTCCGATCGCCGCATGGACTCTACAGTCATCGGCGATGTAGTAAATACAGCTTCTAGGTTAGAAAATTTAACTAAAATATACGGCTGCCAAATTATTGTTAGCGAAAATGCGATCGTTCATGCGAGAGAATTTCTAAATGGCATAAGTTCCAACTCCCACTCAAAAGAAAGTCTATTATTAAAGTGCGACTTAGAAGTGGAAACACAGCAGACTATTATTTCTACTTCTGCGGCGACTGCTGGAGACAGCGATTTGCCAAGCAACAATTATTACTATCGCTGGATCGATCGAGTAACGCCGCGCGGCAAGCAGCAAGCTATTGAAATCTACGAAATCTGGAGTGCCTCATGTCCAGACTCGGAAGCAAAGCAGCTTACCCAGGGTTTATTTGACAAAGGAATTCAAGGATGGCAATCCGAAAGATTTGTCGCCGCCTTGGGATATTTTCAGCAACTAATCGAACAAAACCCTGCTGATACAGTCGTCCGTTTTTATATAAATCGCTGCCAGGAAAAACTAGGTTTTCTACCTGCAAATAGCAGTTCATAA
- a CDS encoding metallophosphoesterase — protein sequence MHRLLTGKLRVEYLTIPIANLPANLSGTKIVQLTDFHYDGVRLSEWLLEKAIAAANEAEPDMIFLTGDFISYDPAPIYGLVQRLKNLQSRVGIYAVLGNHDHYWPGAKTEVANALNSVGIRVLYNEAIYPLGSELALVGLADFWSGDFAPKPVMASINPAIPRIVLSHNPDTAEKLQNWRIDLQLSGHTHGGQIVIPGIGPLYAWVRKIGYLIPQRIRKFIPFMSAWDRVVTHWEWASGLHQVGSNLLYVNRGLGTYSPGRLFCPPEVTVITLVSQDT from the coding sequence ATGCACAGGTTATTAACTGGGAAACTGCGAGTAGAGTATTTAACAATACCCATTGCCAATCTTCCAGCAAATCTATCCGGTACTAAAATTGTACAGCTTACTGACTTTCACTATGACGGGGTGAGGCTGTCGGAATGGTTGCTAGAGAAGGCGATTGCTGCAGCCAATGAAGCTGAACCAGACATGATTTTTTTAACCGGTGACTTTATTAGCTACGACCCCGCACCTATTTACGGCTTAGTGCAGCGATTGAAAAACTTGCAAAGTCGGGTGGGAATTTACGCGGTTTTGGGCAATCACGACCACTATTGGCCGGGGGCAAAAACAGAGGTTGCTAATGCTTTAAATAGCGTCGGGATTCGGGTTTTGTACAACGAAGCAATCTATCCTTTGGGATCGGAATTGGCTTTAGTTGGGTTAGCAGATTTTTGGTCGGGCGATTTTGCGCCTAAACCTGTAATGGCATCAATAAATCCCGCGATTCCTCGGATTGTATTGTCTCACAATCCTGATACTGCTGAAAAGCTGCAAAATTGGCGAATTGATTTGCAGTTGTCTGGCCACACTCACGGCGGTCAAATCGTTATTCCCGGTATCGGGCCTTTGTACGCTTGGGTCAGAAAAATTGGCTATTTGATTCCTCAACGAATCCGAAAGTTCATTCCTTTTATGTCGGCTTGGGATCGAGTAGTTACTCACTGGGAATGGGCTAGCGGTTTGCATCAGGTTGGGAGTAATTTGCTGTACGTGAATCGGGGTTTGGGGACTTATTCGCCGGGAAGGCTATTTTGTCCGCCGGAGGTGACAGTAATTACTTTAGTTTCTCAAGATACGTAA
- a CDS encoding DDE transposase family protein — translation MTETPKFYIVKRPAGNCEILPLAQLEAQNPSIIEKWGPYDSPEDAIARRIGLIRAGKCQPQ, via the coding sequence ATGACAGAAACACCAAAATTTTATATTGTCAAACGTCCTGCCGGTAATTGCGAAATTTTGCCGTTGGCGCAACTCGAAGCACAAAACCCCAGTATTATTGAAAAGTGGGGCCCTTACGATTCGCCCGAAGATGCCATCGCCCGCCGCATCGGATTAATTCGCGCCGGAAAATGCCAGCCGCAATGA
- a CDS encoding glutathione S-transferase family protein translates to MTKLTLVIGNKNYSSWSLRAWLAMKQAGLEFAEVRIPLDWPTTNEEIRRYSPSGKVPVLIDGDLKVWESLAICEYVAERFANDLWPADVAERAIARSICAEMHAGFPNLRENMPMDCRNRYPGEGMTPGVEADIDRIFAIWRECRQKFGTGGNMLFGKFTVVDAMFAPVVMRFVTYGVKLDSVEKAYADAILALPAIQEWVAAACSETESIPHIKI, encoded by the coding sequence ATGACCAAATTGACTCTGGTAATCGGCAACAAAAATTATTCCTCTTGGTCGCTGCGCGCTTGGCTGGCGATGAAACAAGCTGGACTGGAATTTGCCGAGGTGAGAATCCCCTTAGACTGGCCGACAACCAATGAAGAAATTCGGCGCTATTCTCCCTCGGGAAAAGTGCCAGTTTTAATCGACGGCGACTTGAAAGTGTGGGAATCTTTAGCAATTTGCGAATACGTTGCAGAACGCTTTGCAAATGATTTGTGGCCGGCGGATGTAGCGGAACGGGCGATCGCCCGTTCCATCTGTGCCGAAATGCACGCAGGGTTTCCAAATTTGCGCGAAAATATGCCGATGGACTGCCGCAACCGCTATCCGGGAGAAGGGATGACTCCCGGTGTCGAAGCAGATATCGATCGCATCTTTGCCATTTGGCGCGAATGCCGCCAAAAATTCGGGACAGGCGGCAATATGCTGTTCGGAAAATTCACAGTTGTTGACGCTATGTTTGCCCCAGTTGTGATGCGTTTTGTCACCTACGGAGTCAAGTTAGATTCAGTAGAAAAAGCTTATGCGGATGCGATTTTGGCCTTGCCTGCCATCCAGGAATGGGTAGCAGCAGCTTGCAGCGAAACAGAAAGTATTCCACACATTAAAATCTAG